A single region of the Salvelinus sp. IW2-2015 linkage group LG20, ASM291031v2, whole genome shotgun sequence genome encodes:
- the stat3 gene encoding signal transducer and activator of transcription 3 isoform X4, with the protein MAQWNQLQQLETRYLEQLYHLYSDSFPMELRQFLAPWIESQDWAYAANKESHATLVFHNLLGEIDQQYSRFLQENNVLYQHNLRRIKQHLQSKYLEKPMEIARIVARCLWEEQRLLQTATTAAQDGTTSHPSGTVVTEKQQILEHNLQDIRKRVQDMEQKMKMLENLQDDFDFNYKTLKSQGDNPPNSSPICSELSQDMNGNSQAAATRQKMSQLEQMLSALDQLRRQIVTEMAGLLSAMDFVQKNLTDDELADWKRRQQIACIGGPPNICLDRLETWITSLAESQLQIRQQIKKLEELQQKVSYKGDPIIQHRPALEEKIVDLFRTLMKSAFVVERQPCMPMHPDRPLVIKTGVQFTNKVRLLVKFPELNYQLKIKVIIDKESGDVAAIRGSRKFNILGTNTKVMNMEESNNGSLSAEFKHLTLREQRCGNGGRTNSDASLIVTEELHLITFETEVYHQGLKIDLETHSLPVVVISNICQMPNAWASILWYNMLTNHPKNVNFFTKPPVGTWDQVAEVLSWQFSSTTKRGLTIEQLTTLAEKLLGPCVNYSGCQITWAKFCKENMAGKGFSFWVWLDNIIDLVKKYILALWNEGYILGFISKERERAILSPKPPGTFLLRFSESSKEGGITFTWVEKDISGKTQIQSVEPYTKQQLNSMSFAEIIMGYKIMDATNILVSPLVYLFPEIPKEDAFGKYCRPEAAPEAELGDPCSTIQPYLKTKFICVTPTNSGNTSDLFPMSPRTLDSLMHNEAEANPGPLALLLSVFPDSLTLDMELSSDVASPM; encoded by the exons ATGGCCCAGTGGAACCAGTTGCAGCAGCTGGAGACCAGGTATCTGGAGCAGCTGTACCACCTGTACAGCGACAGCTTCCCCATGGAGCTCCGGCAGTTCCTCGCCCCCTGGATCGAAAGCCAGGACTG GGCGTACGCAGCGAACAAGGAGTCCCACGCCACGCTGGTGTTCCACAACCTGCTGGGGGAGATTGACCAGCAGTACAGCCGCTTCCTGCAGGAGAACAAYGTGCTYTACCAGCACAACCTGCGRCGCATTAAGCAGCACCTGCAGTCCAAGTACCTGGAGAAACCTATGGAGATCGCCCGCATTGTGGCCCGCTGCCTCTGGGAAGAGCAGAGGCTGCTGCAGACCGCCACCACCGCCGCACAGGACGGAACGACGTCTCACCCGTCTGGCACTGTGGTGACGGAGAAACAACAGATCCTGGAGCACAACCTGCAGGACATCAGGAAGAGGGTGCAG GATATGGAACAAAAGATGAAGATGCTTGAGAATCTCCAGGATGATTTTGACTTCAACTACAAGACCCTTAAAAGTCAGGGTG ataacccacccaactcctctcctattTGCTCAGAGTTGTCCCAGGACATGAATGGGAACAGCCAGGCGGCAGCCACCAGGCAGAAGATGTCTCAGCTGGAACAGATGCTGAGTGCTCTGGACCAGCTCAGGAGG CAAATTGTGACTGAAATGGCAGGGCTGCTGTCAGCCATGGACTTTGTCCAGAAGAACCTGACAGATGACGAGCTGGCTGACTGGAAGAGGAGGCAGCAGATTGCCTGCATCGGAGGACCACCCAACATTTGCCTGGACCGCTTGGAGACATG GATTACTTCCCTGGCTGAGTCTCAGCTGCAGATCCGCCAGCAGATCAAGAAGCTGGAGGAGCTCCAGCAGAAGGTGTCCTATAAGGGAGACCCCATCATCCAGCACCGGCCCGCTCTGGAGGAGAAGATAGTGGACTTGTTCAGRACCCTCATGAAGAG TGCGTTCGTGGTGGAAAGGCAGCCTTGTATGCCCATGCATCCAGACAGACCACTGGTCATCAAGACAGGTGTGCAGTTCACCAACAAAGTCAG aTTACTGGTGAAGTTTCCAGAATTGAATTACCAGCTGAAGATCAAAGTTATTATTGAYAA GGAATCTGGGGACGTGGCTGCCATTCGAGG GTCCCGAAAGTTCAACATCCTAGGTACCAACACCAAGGTGATGAACATGGAGGAGTCCAACAACGGCAGTCTGTCAGCAGAGTTCAAACACCTG ACCCTGAGGGAACAGAGGTGTGGCAATGGTGGCAGGACCAACAGTGAT GCCTCCCTGATCGTTACAGAGGAGCTCCACCTCATCACCTTTGAGACMGAGGTCTACCACCAGGGCTTGAAGATCGACCTGGAG ACCCATTCTCTACCAGTGGTGGTCATCTCCAACATCTGCCAGATGCCCAACGCCTGGGCCTCCATCCTGTGGTACAACATGCTGACCAACCACCCCAAG AATGTGAACTTCTTCACCAAGCCTCCGGTGGGGACGTGGGATCAGGTAGCGGAGGTGCTGAGCTGGCAGTTCTCCTCCACCACTAAGAGAGGCCTGACCATCGAGCAGCTCACCACCCTGGCTGAGAAACTACTAGG GCCGTGTGTGAACTACTCTGGATGCCAGATCACCTGGGCCAAGTTCTGCAAA GAGAACATGGCGGGTAAAGGCTTCTCTTTCTGGGTATGGCTGGACAACATCATYGACCTGGTCAAGAAGTACATCCTGGCTTTGTGGAATGAAGG GTATATTCTGGGTTTCATcagtaaggagagggagagggccaTCCTGAGCCCTAAGCCTCCTGGCACCTTCCTGCTGCGCTTCAGTGAGAGCAGTAAGGAGGGAGGCATCACCTTCACCTGGGTGGAGAAGGACATCAGTG ggaAGACTCAGATCCAGTCGGTGGAGCCTTACACCAAGCAGCAGCTCAACAGCATGTCCTTTGCGGAGATCATTATGGGATACAAGATCATGGACGCCACCAACATCCTGGTGTCTCCGCTGGTCTACCTCTTCCCAGAGATCCCCAAGGAGGACGCCTTCGGGAAGTACTGCCGACCGGAAGCTGCTCCAGAGGCTGAACTCGGRGACCCGTGTAGTA CCATTCAACCATACTTAAAGACAAAGTTCATCTGTGTAACCCC CACCAACTCTGGTAACACCAGTGATCTGTTTCCCATGTCCCCTCGCACCCTGGACTCTCTGATGCACAACGAGGCTGAGGCCAACCCTGGCCCGCTGG CCCTCTTGCTTTCTGTCTTCCCAGACTCCCTCACTCTGGACATGGAGTTGAGTTCTGACGTGGCGTCACCCATGTGA
- the stat3 gene encoding signal transducer and activator of transcription 3 isoform X2 has product MAQWNQLQQLETRYLEQLYHLYSDSFPMELRQFLAPWIESQDWAYAANKESHATLVFHNLLGEIDQQYSRFLQENNVLYQHNLRRIKQHLQSKYLEKPMEIARIVARCLWEEQRLLQTATTAAQDGTTSHPSGTVVTEKQQILEHNLQDIRKRVQDMEQKMKMLENLQDDFDFNYKTLKSQGDNPPNSSPICSELSQDMNGNSQAAATRQKMSQLEQMLSALDQLRRQIVTEMAGLLSAMDFVQKNLTDDELADWKRRQQIACIGGPPNICLDRLETWITSLAESQLQIRQQIKKLEELQQKVSYKGDPIIQHRPALEEKIVDLFRTLMKSAFVVERQPCMPMHPDRPLVIKTGVQFTNKVRLLVKFPELNYQLKIKVIIDKESGDVAAIRGSRKFNILGTNTKVMNMEESNNGSLSAEFKHLTLREQRCGNGGRTNSDASLIVTEELHLITFETEVYHQGLKIDLETHSLPVVVISNICQMPNAWASILWYNMLTNHPKNVNFFTKPPVGTWDQVAEVLSWQFSSTTKRGLTIEQLTTLAEKLLGPCVNYSGCQITWAKFCKENMAGKGFSFWVWLDNIIDLVKKYILALWNEGYILGFISKERERAILSPKPPGTFLLRFSESSKEGGITFTWVEKDISGKTQIQSVEPYTKQQLNSMSFAEIIMGYKIMDATNILVSPLVYLFPEIPKEDAFGKYCRPEAAPEAELGDPCSTIQPYLKTKFICVTPCPSVFMDFPDSELLGNGIFPGTNSGNTSDLFPMSPRTLDSLMHNEAEANPGPLDSLTLDMELSSDVASPM; this is encoded by the exons ATGGCCCAGTGGAACCAGTTGCAGCAGCTGGAGACCAGGTATCTGGAGCAGCTGTACCACCTGTACAGCGACAGCTTCCCCATGGAGCTCCGGCAGTTCCTCGCCCCCTGGATCGAAAGCCAGGACTG GGCGTACGCAGCGAACAAGGAGTCCCACGCCACGCTGGTGTTCCACAACCTGCTGGGGGAGATTGACCAGCAGTACAGCCGCTTCCTGCAGGAGAACAAYGTGCTYTACCAGCACAACCTGCGRCGCATTAAGCAGCACCTGCAGTCCAAGTACCTGGAGAAACCTATGGAGATCGCCCGCATTGTGGCCCGCTGCCTCTGGGAAGAGCAGAGGCTGCTGCAGACCGCCACCACCGCCGCACAGGACGGAACGACGTCTCACCCGTCTGGCACTGTGGTGACGGAGAAACAACAGATCCTGGAGCACAACCTGCAGGACATCAGGAAGAGGGTGCAG GATATGGAACAAAAGATGAAGATGCTTGAGAATCTCCAGGATGATTTTGACTTCAACTACAAGACCCTTAAAAGTCAGGGTG ataacccacccaactcctctcctattTGCTCAGAGTTGTCCCAGGACATGAATGGGAACAGCCAGGCGGCAGCCACCAGGCAGAAGATGTCTCAGCTGGAACAGATGCTGAGTGCTCTGGACCAGCTCAGGAGG CAAATTGTGACTGAAATGGCAGGGCTGCTGTCAGCCATGGACTTTGTCCAGAAGAACCTGACAGATGACGAGCTGGCTGACTGGAAGAGGAGGCAGCAGATTGCCTGCATCGGAGGACCACCCAACATTTGCCTGGACCGCTTGGAGACATG GATTACTTCCCTGGCTGAGTCTCAGCTGCAGATCCGCCAGCAGATCAAGAAGCTGGAGGAGCTCCAGCAGAAGGTGTCCTATAAGGGAGACCCCATCATCCAGCACCGGCCCGCTCTGGAGGAGAAGATAGTGGACTTGTTCAGRACCCTCATGAAGAG TGCGTTCGTGGTGGAAAGGCAGCCTTGTATGCCCATGCATCCAGACAGACCACTGGTCATCAAGACAGGTGTGCAGTTCACCAACAAAGTCAG aTTACTGGTGAAGTTTCCAGAATTGAATTACCAGCTGAAGATCAAAGTTATTATTGAYAA GGAATCTGGGGACGTGGCTGCCATTCGAGG GTCCCGAAAGTTCAACATCCTAGGTACCAACACCAAGGTGATGAACATGGAGGAGTCCAACAACGGCAGTCTGTCAGCAGAGTTCAAACACCTG ACCCTGAGGGAACAGAGGTGTGGCAATGGTGGCAGGACCAACAGTGAT GCCTCCCTGATCGTTACAGAGGAGCTCCACCTCATCACCTTTGAGACMGAGGTCTACCACCAGGGCTTGAAGATCGACCTGGAG ACCCATTCTCTACCAGTGGTGGTCATCTCCAACATCTGCCAGATGCCCAACGCCTGGGCCTCCATCCTGTGGTACAACATGCTGACCAACCACCCCAAG AATGTGAACTTCTTCACCAAGCCTCCGGTGGGGACGTGGGATCAGGTAGCGGAGGTGCTGAGCTGGCAGTTCTCCTCCACCACTAAGAGAGGCCTGACCATCGAGCAGCTCACCACCCTGGCTGAGAAACTACTAGG GCCGTGTGTGAACTACTCTGGATGCCAGATCACCTGGGCCAAGTTCTGCAAA GAGAACATGGCGGGTAAAGGCTTCTCTTTCTGGGTATGGCTGGACAACATCATYGACCTGGTCAAGAAGTACATCCTGGCTTTGTGGAATGAAGG GTATATTCTGGGTTTCATcagtaaggagagggagagggccaTCCTGAGCCCTAAGCCTCCTGGCACCTTCCTGCTGCGCTTCAGTGAGAGCAGTAAGGAGGGAGGCATCACCTTCACCTGGGTGGAGAAGGACATCAGTG ggaAGACTCAGATCCAGTCGGTGGAGCCTTACACCAAGCAGCAGCTCAACAGCATGTCCTTTGCGGAGATCATTATGGGATACAAGATCATGGACGCCACCAACATCCTGGTGTCTCCGCTGGTCTACCTCTTCCCAGAGATCCCCAAGGAGGACGCCTTCGGGAAGTACTGCCGACCGGAAGCTGCTCCAGAGGCTGAACTCGGRGACCCGTGTAGTA CCATTCAACCATACTTAAAGACAAAGTTCATCTGTGTAACCCC GTGCCCTTCCGTGTTCATGGACTTTCCGGACAGCGAGCTGCTTGGGAACGGGATATTCCCTGG CACCAACTCTGGTAACACCAGTGATCTGTTTCCCATGTCCCCTCGCACCCTGGACTCTCTGATGCACAACGAGGCTGAGGCCAACCCTGGCCCGCTGG ACTCCCTCACTCTGGACATGGAGTTGAGTTCTGACGTGGCGTCACCCATGTGA
- the stat3 gene encoding signal transducer and activator of transcription 3 isoform X1, protein MAQWNQLQQLETRYLEQLYHLYSDSFPMELRQFLAPWIESQDWAYAANKESHATLVFHNLLGEIDQQYSRFLQENNVLYQHNLRRIKQHLQSKYLEKPMEIARIVARCLWEEQRLLQTATTAAQDGTTSHPSGTVVTEKQQILEHNLQDIRKRVQDMEQKMKMLENLQDDFDFNYKTLKSQGDNPPNSSPICSELSQDMNGNSQAAATRQKMSQLEQMLSALDQLRRQIVTEMAGLLSAMDFVQKNLTDDELADWKRRQQIACIGGPPNICLDRLETWITSLAESQLQIRQQIKKLEELQQKVSYKGDPIIQHRPALEEKIVDLFRTLMKSAFVVERQPCMPMHPDRPLVIKTGVQFTNKVRLLVKFPELNYQLKIKVIIDKESGDVAAIRGSRKFNILGTNTKVMNMEESNNGSLSAEFKHLTLREQRCGNGGRTNSDASLIVTEELHLITFETEVYHQGLKIDLETHSLPVVVISNICQMPNAWASILWYNMLTNHPKNVNFFTKPPVGTWDQVAEVLSWQFSSTTKRGLTIEQLTTLAEKLLGPCVNYSGCQITWAKFCKENMAGKGFSFWVWLDNIIDLVKKYILALWNEGYILGFISKERERAILSPKPPGTFLLRFSESSKEGGITFTWVEKDISGKTQIQSVEPYTKQQLNSMSFAEIIMGYKIMDATNILVSPLVYLFPEIPKEDAFGKYCRPEAAPEAELGDPCSTIQPYLKTKFICVTPCPSVFMDFPDSELLGNGIFPGTNSGNTSDLFPMSPRTLDSLMHNEAEANPGPLALLLSVFPDSLTLDMELSSDVASPM, encoded by the exons ATGGCCCAGTGGAACCAGTTGCAGCAGCTGGAGACCAGGTATCTGGAGCAGCTGTACCACCTGTACAGCGACAGCTTCCCCATGGAGCTCCGGCAGTTCCTCGCCCCCTGGATCGAAAGCCAGGACTG GGCGTACGCAGCGAACAAGGAGTCCCACGCCACGCTGGTGTTCCACAACCTGCTGGGGGAGATTGACCAGCAGTACAGCCGCTTCCTGCAGGAGAACAAYGTGCTYTACCAGCACAACCTGCGRCGCATTAAGCAGCACCTGCAGTCCAAGTACCTGGAGAAACCTATGGAGATCGCCCGCATTGTGGCCCGCTGCCTCTGGGAAGAGCAGAGGCTGCTGCAGACCGCCACCACCGCCGCACAGGACGGAACGACGTCTCACCCGTCTGGCACTGTGGTGACGGAGAAACAACAGATCCTGGAGCACAACCTGCAGGACATCAGGAAGAGGGTGCAG GATATGGAACAAAAGATGAAGATGCTTGAGAATCTCCAGGATGATTTTGACTTCAACTACAAGACCCTTAAAAGTCAGGGTG ataacccacccaactcctctcctattTGCTCAGAGTTGTCCCAGGACATGAATGGGAACAGCCAGGCGGCAGCCACCAGGCAGAAGATGTCTCAGCTGGAACAGATGCTGAGTGCTCTGGACCAGCTCAGGAGG CAAATTGTGACTGAAATGGCAGGGCTGCTGTCAGCCATGGACTTTGTCCAGAAGAACCTGACAGATGACGAGCTGGCTGACTGGAAGAGGAGGCAGCAGATTGCCTGCATCGGAGGACCACCCAACATTTGCCTGGACCGCTTGGAGACATG GATTACTTCCCTGGCTGAGTCTCAGCTGCAGATCCGCCAGCAGATCAAGAAGCTGGAGGAGCTCCAGCAGAAGGTGTCCTATAAGGGAGACCCCATCATCCAGCACCGGCCCGCTCTGGAGGAGAAGATAGTGGACTTGTTCAGRACCCTCATGAAGAG TGCGTTCGTGGTGGAAAGGCAGCCTTGTATGCCCATGCATCCAGACAGACCACTGGTCATCAAGACAGGTGTGCAGTTCACCAACAAAGTCAG aTTACTGGTGAAGTTTCCAGAATTGAATTACCAGCTGAAGATCAAAGTTATTATTGAYAA GGAATCTGGGGACGTGGCTGCCATTCGAGG GTCCCGAAAGTTCAACATCCTAGGTACCAACACCAAGGTGATGAACATGGAGGAGTCCAACAACGGCAGTCTGTCAGCAGAGTTCAAACACCTG ACCCTGAGGGAACAGAGGTGTGGCAATGGTGGCAGGACCAACAGTGAT GCCTCCCTGATCGTTACAGAGGAGCTCCACCTCATCACCTTTGAGACMGAGGTCTACCACCAGGGCTTGAAGATCGACCTGGAG ACCCATTCTCTACCAGTGGTGGTCATCTCCAACATCTGCCAGATGCCCAACGCCTGGGCCTCCATCCTGTGGTACAACATGCTGACCAACCACCCCAAG AATGTGAACTTCTTCACCAAGCCTCCGGTGGGGACGTGGGATCAGGTAGCGGAGGTGCTGAGCTGGCAGTTCTCCTCCACCACTAAGAGAGGCCTGACCATCGAGCAGCTCACCACCCTGGCTGAGAAACTACTAGG GCCGTGTGTGAACTACTCTGGATGCCAGATCACCTGGGCCAAGTTCTGCAAA GAGAACATGGCGGGTAAAGGCTTCTCTTTCTGGGTATGGCTGGACAACATCATYGACCTGGTCAAGAAGTACATCCTGGCTTTGTGGAATGAAGG GTATATTCTGGGTTTCATcagtaaggagagggagagggccaTCCTGAGCCCTAAGCCTCCTGGCACCTTCCTGCTGCGCTTCAGTGAGAGCAGTAAGGAGGGAGGCATCACCTTCACCTGGGTGGAGAAGGACATCAGTG ggaAGACTCAGATCCAGTCGGTGGAGCCTTACACCAAGCAGCAGCTCAACAGCATGTCCTTTGCGGAGATCATTATGGGATACAAGATCATGGACGCCACCAACATCCTGGTGTCTCCGCTGGTCTACCTCTTCCCAGAGATCCCCAAGGAGGACGCCTTCGGGAAGTACTGCCGACCGGAAGCTGCTCCAGAGGCTGAACTCGGRGACCCGTGTAGTA CCATTCAACCATACTTAAAGACAAAGTTCATCTGTGTAACCCC GTGCCCTTCCGTGTTCATGGACTTTCCGGACAGCGAGCTGCTTGGGAACGGGATATTCCCTGG CACCAACTCTGGTAACACCAGTGATCTGTTTCCCATGTCCCCTCGCACCCTGGACTCTCTGATGCACAACGAGGCTGAGGCCAACCCTGGCCCGCTGG CCCTCTTGCTTTCTGTCTTCCCAGACTCCCTCACTCTGGACATGGAGTTGAGTTCTGACGTGGCGTCACCCATGTGA